tgaaatcacttgaaactcacaaaagtaacaataaataaaaatttattgaaaattaaataatcaaaaacagccattacttttgaattgttgattaacataattatttaaaaaaacaaactaatgaaacaggcctggacaaaaatgatggtacctctataaaagattgaaaactatttgaccagagtgacatgattaactcaggtgtgtcatttaattgacatcacaggtgtttccaaactcataatcggtcagtctgcctatttaaagggagacaagtagtcaccctgctgtttggtgaaaaggtgtgtaccacactgaacatggacaacagaaagcgaaggagagaattgtcccaggacatccgaaaaaaaattatagacaaacatcttaaaggtaaaggctataagaccatctctaaacagcttgaagttcctgtgacaacagtggctcatattattcagaagttcaagacccacgggacagtagccaacctccctggacgtggccgcaagaggaaaattgatgacaaattgaagagacggatcgttggaattgtatccaaagagcccagagcaacctccaaagaaattaaaggtgaactccaaggccaaggtacatcagtgtcagatcgcaccattcgtcgttgtttgagccaaagtggacttcatgggagacgaccaaggaggacaccactgctgaaaaaaactcataaaaaagccagactggaatttgcaaaaatgcatgttgacaagccacaaagcttctgggagaatgtcctttggacagatgagaccaaactggagctttttggtaaggcacatcaactctgtgttcatagactcaaaaaccaagcatacgaagaaaagaacactgtccctacagtgaaacatggaggaggctcagtaatgttttggggctgctttgctgcatctggcacagggtgtcttgaaagtgtgcaaggtacgatgaaatctgaagactatcaaggcattctggagagaaatgtgctgcctggtgtcagaaagcttggtctcagtcgcaggtcatgggtcttccaacaggacaacgatccaaaacacacagccaaaaacacccaagaatggctgagagaaaagcgttggactgttctaaagtggccttctatgagcccagatctgaatcccattgaacatatgtggaaggagctgaaacatgccatttggagaagacacccatcaaacctgagacaactggagctgtttgctcatgaggagtgggccaaaatacctgttgacagctgcagaacgctcattgacaaatacagaaatcgtttaattgcagtgattgcctcaaaaggttgtgcaacaaaatattaagttatgggtaccatcatttttgtccagccctatttcattagttttttttttaaataattatgttaatcaacaattcaaaagtgatggctgattttgattatttaattttcaataaatttttatttattgttacttttgtgagtttcaagtgatttcagtgagaattgtgggtttttccttctttaactgaggggtaccaacaattttgtccacgtgtgtatttaatgttttgcaCTTGTGATGTTTTTAAGTTGGGAAATTTAATCTCACATTTTGTTCAACATGTAGGATCGTGATTCATTCTCATTGAAACTGGAGGACACAGAGAACTGGCTGTATGAGGATGGAGAGGACCAACAGAAACAAGTTTACATAGACAAACTGGCTGAGCTGAAGGTAACCAAGTGTGTAATGTATGACTAGACCAGTTTTATTTCAAAGGGTACTTGGAGAATTTAAAAAGGCCTGACATGACTCACTGCATAGCTTTGAAGCTTGTGTTCATGGTAAGAGATGGCAGCGATTGTACTGAAGTTGCTCactattaaataataaaactgcacTCTATTTTCTCAAGGTTTAAACATGGAGAAAACTATTTGTAAGGCCTTTGTGCAGACTGTGATGCATGACTGCAGTGCAGTACACGCTTATCTGCTGTCTTGCTGGATGGTGAACTGACAAAACTTGATATTTCTCTCTATAGAAATTTGGCCAACCTATTCATGAGAGATACATGGAGACTCAGGAGAGACCAAAAGTGTTTGAGGAGCTTGGCAGACAGATCCAGATGTACATGAAGATCATTGAAGCTTACAAGGCAAAGGTAAGTGGGCACAGAGACTGCTTTGCTGTTTAAACAACTATAGTCTCCCTAACTGTATCAGGAGTCTTTGTGATCAAGAGCAGGGATGTTCCAATTTTTAACAACAACTTTCTTACCGAGCAGATGATCAGATTTACTTGTATTTTTCTCAACAGGATGAACTGTACGATCACCTGGATGAGCTGGAGGTGACCAGGGTGGGAAAGCAGGTAAACGATGCCATGGTCTGGATGAACACCAAGATGAACCAGCAGAACAATCAGGACCTCACCCTGGACCCAGTGGTCAAAGTTGCAGAGATCCAGGCAAAGACTAAGGTACAGAGAGTGCATTAAAGGCACCTGCACACTACATGATTAAATTATCCAAGTCGATACCGGAGGCTTCCTTCACAAACATCTTCTTTTTGCTACCCTCACAAATTCAGTCTACAAGCCTCAAGCTTTGGGTTTTAGTGATGTCATACACACTAAATCCCAAACAGTTTGTGATTAGTCTGGTTTCCTTTAGGCTATTATTATGAATGTGAGGATATTACTTGATATTGGAAAAGAATACAAGACCTAAAACATttttcagggtttctgcagtgctttaaaataattaatagtcattaagttgattttgcgAAAAtgaaggccttaaatggcattaaaaatcattaaaatcgattctcagtggcattaaaaattccTTCTGCagtttcaagaaaaatatttgacaataattaatataataatatctATTTGTAGACTGTGAttcgtcagatatgtgcatctgcgtaAACATGCCGAAGCATTGCGATAATTGGGTGGTTTCCAGATTCAGAAATGGTGAAATGTGTGGATTGTTTTCagataaaaatcatcttttacaaaaaaaacccaaacacgTGTATTTTGTTGAGTTCACGGTCGTgacattaaaatttttacagtatagctttaaaatggcattaaaataattaaatttgactggctgatttctgtAGAAACCCTGTTTTTGTAAAAGGTGTTGGCTGTAGTTTTGTAGTCATGACAAAGAAGTTTGAATTAATTGGTCTTCATTGTGCCAATTGGTTGTAAAGATCAACGGAATTTCAATTACAAACTATTATCACAtggtttcttctttttcactGCTCAGGAGCTTTATTCAGCCTGCAACCCAGTGGTGTCTAAACCCAAGCCCAAAGTGGAGCCTCCTAAGGAGGAGAAGACAGAGAATGGTCCAGTCAATGGGCAGGAGGGAACAGAGAACCAGCCAAGCAACCCAGACAAAGCAGCTTCCGCGGGCACGGAACAGGAAACGGAGAACAAGCTCCCTGAAATGGACATTGACTAACTGCTGTTCTGAGTTTCACCTCTGTTTGTCCTGCTACCTGTCCTGATTCTGTCCTTCTTCTGAGATTGTTATTGATGACACAGTAGCCTCTCTTCTGAAGACACAGACAGCAGCATCCCTACTATTCATCAGTCAGCCTCCTCGGCAtgtcatttctcattttctttgatgaatacaaaaaaagttgcATCATAATACTGAATGGACTACTTTGGCAAAAAAAAGTTGTGAGTGTGGAAACTGCTTTCTCTGTGCTGCTTTGATGGCTATTATGTTAAAGATTGTTTAATTCAGCATTTCCTGAGCACATTTAAGTTACGAATGTCAGATTTAAAGAACTATCAGACAAAATGACCGTTCAGAAGAAAACTGATAATACCCACAGGattcatgaaaatgtaaaatattgctGTATGTCTAAATAAGGTTTAGATACAGTGGTGTTGGTAAGCAAACATGAATTATTCCGAGTTGTATATGACAGatagtgcattttttttcactacAAACAAATGTAACTACTGGATTATGATGTATTTAGTTTAAGAGAAAGCAGGGAGTTCTTGCTGAGTTTACTTGTACTGTATGTTCAAACTAGATACTACAAGTTACTGTTATGCAGTATTTCATCGTTTGGCTTTTCTCATTCAGAAGCAATGGTCCGTTTGTTGTTCTCTGGTAGccttgtattgttttttttttctacttaacAGTGTGAATGCTGGTGCAACACGTCACCTTTTGGGTGATGCTGTTGTCtccacatcaccaaaaacagcaaaaataaatcttGGCAAAAAAAGCATGTAATGTAAGAAATGACTTATTGATGTGGTATAGTCATTCACTGtctgtcattttattgttgGTCGTTAAGATCCTACAGCACCCTGTCATACTGTACAATGATTTAGGAACTTTTGCTGAGATGCCAtttatattgtattattatattatttatattatacaTTTATACACAGTTATCTTCACAACAAAGAATTTATACATGCCTGCCTCAGTTCTGAGAGCTAAGATGGCTTCTTTCACAAATCATACTAACAAAATTATTAGTAACTTTATGACACTATTCTAAAAAGAGTTCTACTGCTTTGACAGACGACGCAAAAGCAACGTACTCATAAGTCAAATCTGCAGtcaatttgctgttatttatgcaacacatttcaaacaacaaaaatgcctTACAGGAGAGAAATAATATTAGTGCTGTGAATTAACCAAACAAGTTTAAATCAAGGTTATCAAGATTAAGACCCTAATGCtatattttaaatacaaatgTGCCTGACTAAATGAAATATTACGATTAGTACTTTCtagtattatttatttttgtgcttgACTGAATGAAAGATTTGAATTGATTTACAGAAATATGTAAAACTCAAATCCAATTTAcccaattaaaataaatattaagatTAAGATCTTACAGTGCTATTTAAAATAGACATGTACCTTACTAAATTTAATATTAGGACcttacagaaatatttaaaactcAAATTTATGTTACCACTATAAATTTAAGACCATACAgtgttatttaaaatacatatttaccTTAATTAAAGGCTAAATTTaaaatcttactatatttattAATAGTAGAACAAAGTATATTGTCTAATCGTAACAGACAATTCAAATATTAGGGTTAAAACCTTACAAAAATCGAAGTTAGTgactaaattaaatataaagaataaaaaaatatataaagctACAACACATGCTgcataaataaagtaaaagtgagtaaaatacacacaaataattGTAATGTGTGTTTaactcatagactgtatatatcaGTCTATGGTTAAACTACTAGAACAGTTTAATTACTGTGTTGGACTGTAGTACACCACGCAGCCTGCAGGCGGAGCTGTCACCGTGAACCGTCATGTCATGAACCAGTGAGAGGGCAAGAGTCACTCTTACTTGGGTCGGATAAGGTAAGAAACGTGTTATTTTCACACAGCGACTGTATGCTTACATATTTAATAGCTTGTTTTAACTTTTGAAGAATTGAAATAGTTCGTTGTTGCCGCGGAAGTGAAGTCCAGGAGGCCGAGCTCCGGCTGCTGCCACTGTTTACATCAGCTAGCATTGCTAGCTAGCTTGAATGCGTTTCCCCTGGTTACCTAGCTAGTAGGCTAACACTCTTCTGGCCTGAAGTCTGTCAGCTGGTTCCCTATTCCTAGCAACACTCTGTGTATTTCGGGCGACTGCTGGATTACCTCAAAATGGGGACAACATCTAGTATGGCTAAACCTTTACTGGCTAACATGCTAACTTTTGTGACAGCGTCGCCTGACGTTGGCTCAGGCAAGCTGGTGTTATGTCACCTCAAAGTTGCGTTATCTGCGTGTAACTACATACTTAATTTATTAACTTACTGCTGTCACTTATTAACTAACGTTTTACCAAACAGAAATCCTTAATGCCaaatgctacttttttttattatcgtATTGATAGGGACACACGACTAGCTGAAGCTACAGAGTGAGCTGTCTAAACTAAACTACTGTCGGTTAGCTTGGCTATTATCTATGTGTTCATTCCCATAATGGTGAATTCCTGTCactcattttgttgttattgcagGAATGTAAATGTCTGAGGACAGGGAAGCCCAGGAGGATGAGCTGCTTGCTTTAGCAAGTATCTATGATGAAGAGGAGTTTCACCGCGCGGAGTCGGCTCAGGGGGGAGAGATGCAATTCTGCTTGGAGCTCCCTCCTGATTTCAAAGTAGTCACCAATGGTACGGCTTTCAGTGAAGTTGTGTCAAGACGTAAAAGTAGTGTAGTAGTCGTGTACCACTCATGTACAGCTTGTGTTCTAATACACTGTAATAAGGAATgtatttgcatcttttgtgtttgttacaggagagaagaaaactgaATATAATGTCTGCTTCTTGCCCCCTTTGGTGCTCAACTTTGAGCTTCCTGCAGACTATCCCTCCACGTCCCCACCGATCTTCACTCTTAGCTCTAAATGGATGACCAGAGCACAAGTAAGACTCACAGTAGCTCAAATAATCGTTCATTACATTACAAGCACAGAAGCACAGAAAGCTGTGGCAAAATATTACAGTTTAGAGTGAACTGAGGAAAAGTGAGTGGCTTTAACTTGGGAATAAGCTGTTGTTGTTATCTGCTAAAGAAAAGCTTCCTGCCAGTCATACCATTCATTTCTTGCAATACCTATTCCTTCTCCTTTACCATTTATCCTCCTTAGATGAGCTCTCTGTGCCGACGCCTGGATGAGCTATGGGAGGAAAGCCAAGGCTGTGTGATTCTTTTCACATGGATCCAGTTCCTCAAAGAGGAACCTCTGGACTTCCTGGGCATCCATTCTCCTCTTGAAGTCATCAGGAGTGGCAGTAAGGCAGGTGGTGAGCGAAGGAGAGCTGACCCTGCAGCTGCAGGTACGGCATgggttttgttaaattaatgtTGATTTTGGATCACTATGATCTATTTCTCTAACTTTCATACCTGCAACTTTCATTTAGACTTAACGTAGATTACCTGATACTGTAGGTGAACTCGGTACGGTGCCAGCAATTTCTGTTTACCCATGTGCCTAATTTGTTTGTAAAGTAATTGCTGACGTCTCCAACAGTTACTTCATTTAATTAAAGTACACATTGTGTAGTTAATTTACAGCTACaatttgaacatgtttttgccCTTTCATTCAGCTCTGTCACAGTGCGGGAGTCATTCTGACAAAGCAGAAGAGAAGAATGGAGAAGTGAAGAAGGAAAAGTCAGAACAGCAGTTATCATCATCTTCTCAACTGGACCCTCGGGCCGTCACTTTGATGGACCCGCGTGCCGACCTGCTACCTCAGCTGCTGGACTTTGACGAGGCACAGCGGCAGAGGGTGTTCGACAGCAAGGTGTTCTGCTGTGGAATCTGCTTCGTGGAGAAGCTGGGCGCCAGCTGTCTGTGCTTTAAGGAGTGCCAACATGTTTACTGCAATGCCTGCATGAGCGAATACTTCCAGATCCAAATACGGGACGGCAACGTTCAGTGCCTTAACTGCCCTGAGCCCAAATGCACCTCTTTAGCCACACCGTTGCAGGTAAGAGACGGGTACAGTAGATGTGCTTGTGTGTGCTGATGTTTGAACTAAATTTACCAATTCATTCTCTGCTTTATTTTCTTGTCTGTATTCATCTTCCAGGTGAAACAGCTGGTGGATGAGGAGCTGTTTGCCCGATACGACCGTTTGCTGCTTCAGTCCAGTTTGGACCTCATGGCCGATGTGGTCTACTGTCCCCGTCAGTCCTGTGGCACCGCTGTAATGGTGGAGCCAGACACAACCATGGGCATTTGCTCGGCTTGCCAGTACGCTTTCTGCACGCTCTGTAAGCTGGGCTATCATGGTCTTTCCCACTGCAAACTCCCTGCAGGTAATGTCACTGAAAATACAGTCATTCTGTTCAGTAGGGCAACATGTGTAAATGGGACATAGTACTTCATTTATTCTATAAGCCACTTTATGTTGCTGTCGTTTATCGTGTAGCAatgctgtatttattcattttcattcctcattcttgtatatattgtacatattattgttattagtaTGTTCCGTGCTGCTGTAGCAATGGAGATGTGGGGAGCAacaaaggattatcttatctttcAAAACTTGGTTAGCTACATTTTTAACCTCTAGCCTCTCTCCACTTGTCAACAGTTCTAACAACACTCAATTGGTTTTGATTCCCAAGGCTACTAGGTTTGGAGAAAAGCAAATTAccattcatatttttttcatattaaaaaaaaaatgttagaaattCAAAATACAGTTAAGTTTTCTTAATTATCACTTCATGTGACATGACAGCAGCAAACAAAATGGCCCAGGTCGTACTAGAAAACACAACCAGTTACTTTCTTGTAAcagaaattacacatttttaaatataggATCATATCCAAAGCAACAGTAAAATATAAACAGAAGAGTTAAAcgagaagttttaccaaacttggactgcccggcgacaaagatgacccctgtgaccttgaaaatgaggtcacggtcaccaaatgcgaacttgacctgtgtcttattatggtacacctgtgtaccaaatatggtgaggctacatcaatattttatcgagttatcgtgcggaaaccaaattgttacagacaaacaagcaagcaagcatgCAAGCAAGccagaccatgcagctgaaaacaataccttctggaaaacgcagttttgccgggcagTAATGACATTACATTTTATCAGTCCCAACCTGAAGTCTTCATCTAATGCTGtccctgttttctgtgttgtgccACAGAGGAGCTGCGTAACCTAAGAGATGAGTACCTGTCAGCCACAACTGAAGGGCAGAAGTTTATGGAGCAGCGCTTTGGAAAGAGGGTGATCCAGAAAGCGGTGGAGGAGTCCTTCAGCAGAGACTGGCTCAATGAGAACTGCAAATGCTGCCCTCGCTGTGGAACCAATATACAGGTTGGGCTCCCCCTGCTGGTAATAACGCAGTAGAACAGGCTTTGATTTGAGCACCAGAGTCAGTGTTCACTTCTAAACGTGAAACAAATGGAGCTGTAACTTTGAGTGTTGTCAGATATGTATAACGCTTTTCATGTGCATTTCTGTTTAACTGTTCTGGCTCAACTATATTGattataaaatgtttttgttaaaacaCAGCAACTTTCTTAAAAGTCTTTCTTAAATCCTCCTGTGTCCAGCTCCAGGCTATGTCTGTTGCTGTGGATGTTTGCTGAGTCCTCTCCTGCTAACGTCTACTCCTTGTTCTCTCTATAGAAAGTGGATGGCTGTAACAAGATGACCTGTACATCTTGTAAACAGTACTTCTGCTGGCTCTGCCTGGGCGTCCTCAGCAAAGTCAACCCATACGGTCACTTTAACAACCCAAATTCACCCTGTTATAACCAGTGAGTGATTCATGCCTCTTTTCCTATCCACCACTTTAAGCTGCTTACTGTCACCTGTAGACACATTCGCTAAATATCACTTTTCTTGCTTGTTTCAGACTCTTCCAGGGTGTAGATCTTGATGAAGAAAATGCCTTCTGGAGCGATGAGGACGACTGACACCAGGACAGTACCTCACCGGCGAATGCTACATTTGAATGCACTTTATCTCTCACATAACCATCACTTCATTTGTGGCTTTCACTACGAATGCATTGGCCCAGCAGTGCCACTACACTGCTAGatcattgtttatgttttgaatACAGTCGGGCATCTTAGGTTACAAAACATTCGATGCCTGAGTGTAAATTGTGCAAATTACTTCAAATATGACAGCTGTCATATAGAGTATTGCGATATTCAGGAATGGCCAGAATGGTCCTAGCTTTTATCTCAGAGAGAAAGCACTGTGACATTTTGGTAAAGGTTGatttcctgtaaaaaaaaaaagccaaactcATTCTTAGTTCAGAGCATCAGGACATCAGCATACATGGATGTGTGGTTAGTGATTGTTCACCAAATTGCAT
This genomic stretch from Acanthochromis polyacanthus isolate Apoly-LR-REF ecotype Palm Island chromosome 17, KAUST_Apoly_ChrSc, whole genome shotgun sequence harbors:
- the rnf14 gene encoding E3 ubiquitin-protein ligase RNF14, producing MSEDREAQEDELLALASIYDEEEFHRAESAQGGEMQFCLELPPDFKVVTNGEKKTEYNVCFLPPLVLNFELPADYPSTSPPIFTLSSKWMTRAQMSSLCRRLDELWEESQGCVILFTWIQFLKEEPLDFLGIHSPLEVIRSGSKAGGERRRADPAAAALSQCGSHSDKAEEKNGEVKKEKSEQQLSSSSQLDPRAVTLMDPRADLLPQLLDFDEAQRQRVFDSKVFCCGICFVEKLGASCLCFKECQHVYCNACMSEYFQIQIRDGNVQCLNCPEPKCTSLATPLQVKQLVDEELFARYDRLLLQSSLDLMADVVYCPRQSCGTAVMVEPDTTMGICSACQYAFCTLCKLGYHGLSHCKLPAEELRNLRDEYLSATTEGQKFMEQRFGKRVIQKAVEESFSRDWLNENCKCCPRCGTNIQKVDGCNKMTCTSCKQYFCWLCLGVLSKVNPYGHFNNPNSPCYNQLFQGVDLDEENAFWSDEDD